Sequence from the Flexibacter flexilis DSM 6793 genome:
CCCGAAATCCCGTAAATAGAACCCGAAAATTCCAGATACTCACGCACGAACATATCCAAATACAGTGGGTTGTGTTCGGGTAAATACCCCACTTTGCGGCGAACTTCTAAGGCGTTTTCTTGTACATCCAAACCGCAAATCTGCACGCTGCCCGACGTTGGTGGCAAATAGCAAGTGGCAATTTTCATGGTCGTGGATTTGCCCGCACCATTTGGCCCCAAAAAGCCCAGCACTTCTCCTTTTTTTACCTCGAAAGAAATATCATCAACGGCGTTTTGAGTGCCGTAGGTCTTAATCAAATTTTGAACAGCAATAGACATGAAAGGCTATTTTACAAAAATTTAAAACAATGTTTTGAACTCAAAACTACACTAAAATTTTAGAAACGGCTTACCGTTGCGTGCGCTTGCGCATCTTCGAGCGTAATTTCTTTGCCCGAAAGAATGACCAGACGTTCTACTACGTTGCGAAGCTCCCGAATATTGCCCGTCCAAGGAAGGGTTTGCAGGTATTCGAGGGCTTTGGGCGCAATTTTCTTGGGTGCGTTGCCATAGTCGTCGGCGATATCTTGTAAGAATTTTTCTACCAAAAGCGGAATGTCTTCGGCACGTTGCGCCAGCGATGGCACTTGCACCACAATCACGCTAAGGCGATGGTACAAATCTTCACGGAAACGGCCTTCTTCTATTTCTTTGCGCAAATCTTTGTTGGTAGCTGCAAACACGCGCACATCTACTTTGATTTCTTTTTCGCCACCCACGCGCGTAATCTTGTGTTCTTGCAAAGCGCGTAGCACTTTGGCTTGCGCCGAAAGGCTCATGTCTCCGATTTCGTCCAAGAAAAGCGTGCCGCCGCTGGCCTGTTCAAACTTGCCGATGCGCTGCTTAATGGCCGACGTGAATGCGCCTTTTTCGTGTCCGAAAAGTTCGCTTTCGATAAGCTCGGACGGAATGGCCGCACAGTTTACTTCTACGAGTGGTTGCGCAGCGCGACTGCTTTTGCCATGCAACTCTCTTGCTACCAGCTCTTTTCCTGCACCATTTGGCCCCAGAATTAGTACACGTGCTTCCGTTGGGGCTACTTTGTCAATGGCATCTTTCACGCGCATCATGGCAGGCGACTGGCCTATCATTTGGCTTGTTTTGCCTATTTTTTTCTTCAAAACTTTCGTTTCGGTTACCAATTTGGATTTGTCCAGCGCATTGCGCACCGTCAGTAACAAGCGGTTCAAATCGGGTGGCTTTTGAATAAAATCATAAGCTCCTTTTTTGGTGGCTTCCACCGCCGTTTCGATAGAGCCGTGCGCCGAAACCATAATAAATTGGGCATCTTTTCCCATTTCTTTGGCTTTGGCCAGCACTTCCATACCGTCCATTTTGGGCATTTTTATATCGCAAAGCACTACATCATACTCGTTTTTTTCGAGCAAAGCGATGGCTTCTTCACCGTCTTTGGCTTCGTCTATGGTGTAGTTTTCGTATTCTAATATTTCGCGGAGCGTGCTGCGAATGCTACGCTCATCGTCCACGAGAAGTATATGAGGCATATTATTGTATATCAATTGGTTGAGTAGATAAAATTTAGCGTGTATGCCTATTGTTTATTTAAAATTCACATCAATTGGCAAAATGTTTTCTGCCGTCCAGAACCACCATAAAATAAGCACTATCACCAACAAATTGAGCGCAGCTCCGACCTTATAATATTTGGACATTGCCCCAATGAACGCCCCCAGCGTAGCGATAGGCAAGGCCATTCCACTGAGCCAAATAAGCGAAGGCACGTAAATGGAAACAATGAGCAAGAGCGCGGCAACTACTCCGATAAAAAACGAAATAATATTCATGGTGATAGGTATTTGAGGTTTATAGTAGTTAAATCTTAGTGTGTAAACACCTCGTCGGCTTCTGTGGCTTCCACGTGGCCATTTTCATTGATTTTCGTAAGCGTAAGCGTTTTTAACTCGTTCACTAACAGCGGGTCATACTTGGCCGTTACGCGTACATAATTTTCCGTAAAGCCAAACATTTGCCCTTCTTCAATGTCTTGTTCGAACAGCACGGTAGCCGATTTGCCTAATTGTTGTTCGTAAAAATATCTTCTTTTTTTGTCGGAAAGAATATGCAACATTTTGGAACGTTCGTTGCGCTTGTGCATCGGCACGACGGGCTTAATGTCTAAGGCCTGCGTGTTGGCACGTTCCGAGTAAGTAAACACGTGCAAATACGAAATATCCAATTCGTTAAGGAACTGATAAGTATCCAAGAAATCTTCGTCGGTTTCGCCAGGGAAGCCCACAATCACATCTACGCCAATACAGCAATGCGGCATTACTTCCTTGATTTTGGCTACACGTTGCGCGTAAAGTTCGCGTTTGTAGCGGCGACGCATGGCGGCCAATGTTTTGTTGTTGCCCGACTGCAACGGAATATGAAAATGTGGTACAAATCTGTTGGAAGAAGCCACAAATTCAATGATTTCGTCGGTAAGCAAGTTTGGTTCGATAGACGAAATACGGAAACGCTCAATGCCTTCCACCTCGTCCAGCGCACGCGCCAAATCCACGAAACGTTCCACACGAATTTCGTTTTGCAAACCAAAATCGCCAATATTTACGCCCGTCAGCACGATTTCTTTTACGTCGGCATTTTGGGCAATGTCCTGCGCAGCTTTCACGATATTAACTACACTATCCGAACGGCTGCCGCCTCTGGCCATTGGAATAGTACAAAACGAGCACGAATAGTCGCAACCGTCTTGCACTTTCAGGAAAGTACGGGTGCGGTCGTTGAGTGAGTACGCGGTGTTATATTGATTGGCTGCCGAAATATCTTGCGCGAAAATATCGGCACGGCCTTGTTTTTTCTCAAAAGTATCAATCAAATCCATGAGTCGGAATTTTTCGGCAGCACCCAGCACCGCGTCCACGCCTTCAATGTTGGCGATTTCTTCGGGTTTGAGCTGCGCATAACAACCCACAATAGCAATATAGGCGTTTGGAGAATGTTTTAAGGCTTCTTTTACAACTTTGCGGCATTTCTTGTCGGCGTTTTCTGTTACCGAACAAGTGTTAATAATATAAACGTCGGCGGCATCCGTGAACTCCACGCGCTGGTGGCCGCGCTGCTCAAACGAACGCGCAATCGTAGATGTTTCCGAGTAATTGAGCTTGCAGCCCAAAGTATAAAAAGCTACTTTTTTCATAAACCAATATTTCCACTAAAATAACAAAAGTTGAGCATAGTAGTTCGCTCAAAAGGACGGCAAATTTACTAAAAACAATTCAGACCACAAGCCGAACGCGCCAAAGCAAGCCACCAAAGCACGTAATAAAGCCCTTATTTTGAGTAAATTATAAAAATCGTTTCTATCGCTTGCGTACTACGGTCAGGCCGTCGCGAATCGGTAACATTACACTTTCTACGCGCGTATCTTCGATTACTTTTTTATTAAAATCCAAAATACGTTGGGTATCTTTGTCAATTTTGCGATCTGGCTCGCCTGCTACTTTCCCGTTCCAAAGTACATTGTCGATGATGATAAAGCCGCCTTGTTTCACTTTATCAAAAACGAGGTCGTAATACAGGCCATTATTTACTTTGTCGGCATCAATGAACACCAAGTCAAACGCATCGGTAAGCGTCGGGATAATTCCAGCCGCCGCGCCAATGTGCTGAATGATTTTATCCTGAAAACCAGCTTTTTGTATATAATCGCGTACCATGTCTTCCAACTCCTCGTTGATGTCGATGGTGTGCAGCAAGCCGCCTTCGGGCAAACCTTCGGCAAGGCAAAGCGTAGAATAACCCGTAAACGTTCCGATTTCCAGCACACGCGCAGGGCGCATCATGTGCGTAATCATGGACAGCACACGGCCTTGCAAATGCCCCGAAATCATGCGCGGCATGAGCACTTTGGCGTAAGTTTCGCGTGTAAGTTGTTGAAGTAGTGGTGTTTCGGGCGTAGTGTGCACCTCTATATATTCGTCCAGAAGATTATCTGTTTTCATTCTTTTATAAATTTATTGTAACGACAAAAGTACAGTAGGTTAAACAACTTTAAAATAAAATTTATAGACACGTTTTGAGATATTTTAAAAAAAATATGGTATTGTTGTAATAAATTATACATAATACCGTATTTACTAAAAAAATATTATTCTAAACCATATAGCGATTTATAAAACATGAAAGCTCAAAAGTCTTATCTGATTATTCTATTTCTTTCTTTGGTATTTACAATATCAAAAGCCTTTCGTTTGCCTAATGATTTTGCTGAAGCACATTGGCTCATTGGTTATCAATTTGGGTTTAT
This genomic interval carries:
- a CDS encoding O-methyltransferase, producing MKTDNLLDEYIEVHTTPETPLLQQLTRETYAKVLMPRMISGHLQGRVLSMITHMMRPARVLEIGTFTGYSTLCLAEGLPEGGLLHTIDINEELEDMVRDYIQKAGFQDKIIQHIGAAAGIIPTLTDAFDLVFIDADKVNNGLYYDLVFDKVKQGGFIIIDNVLWNGKVAGEPDRKIDKDTQRILDFNKKVIEDTRVESVMLPIRDGLTVVRKR
- a CDS encoding sigma-54-dependent transcriptional regulator; translation: MPHILLVDDERSIRSTLREILEYENYTIDEAKDGEEAIALLEKNEYDVVLCDIKMPKMDGMEVLAKAKEMGKDAQFIMVSAHGSIETAVEATKKGAYDFIQKPPDLNRLLLTVRNALDKSKLVTETKVLKKKIGKTSQMIGQSPAMMRVKDAIDKVAPTEARVLILGPNGAGKELVARELHGKSSRAAQPLVEVNCAAIPSELIESELFGHEKGAFTSAIKQRIGKFEQASGGTLFLDEIGDMSLSAQAKVLRALQEHKITRVGGEKEIKVDVRVFAATNKDLRKEIEEGRFREDLYHRLSVIVVQVPSLAQRAEDIPLLVEKFLQDIADDYGNAPKKIAPKALEYLQTLPWTGNIRELRNVVERLVILSGKEITLEDAQAHATVSRF
- the mtaB gene encoding tRNA (N(6)-L-threonylcarbamoyladenosine(37)-C(2))-methylthiotransferase MtaB, with amino-acid sequence MKKVAFYTLGCKLNYSETSTIARSFEQRGHQRVEFTDAADVYIINTCSVTENADKKCRKVVKEALKHSPNAYIAIVGCYAQLKPEEIANIEGVDAVLGAAEKFRLMDLIDTFEKKQGRADIFAQDISAANQYNTAYSLNDRTRTFLKVQDGCDYSCSFCTIPMARGGSRSDSVVNIVKAAQDIAQNADVKEIVLTGVNIGDFGLQNEIRVERFVDLARALDEVEGIERFRISSIEPNLLTDEIIEFVASSNRFVPHFHIPLQSGNNKTLAAMRRRYKRELYAQRVAKIKEVMPHCCIGVDVIVGFPGETDEDFLDTYQFLNELDISYLHVFTYSERANTQALDIKPVVPMHKRNERSKMLHILSDKKRRYFYEQQLGKSATVLFEQDIEEGQMFGFTENYVRVTAKYDPLLVNELKTLTLTKINENGHVEATEADEVFTH